GCAGGAAGGAATTTTTGTCGATGGTGACCCATTAGAACTTGCCATTTACTTTATTTCACTTAATCAAGGACTTTTATTATGGAATTCAAAAGATATCCACCCCATTAAGGTTTCCGTTAACCAAGTAATGCGTCAATTACAGGTATAAACTTAAGTAATGTGCATAGGCATTAGGGTATCAACACTCCCGAAAAAAAGAATCTTCTGGAAATGCAGACCTGACTTCAGATCTGTATTTCTTCCTCCAAACATTATCATTGAAAACATTTCTTTTCGATGTACATGCGAGATATTTTTAGCCTCTTTCTCAAATAGAAACCTTGCTTAAAAGAATAGTGTCACACTCCTGCAAACATGAAGCACTAACATCCATGAATCCAACTTTAAATCAGGTGTTTTTCCCGTAGTTTTTATGCATTCTTTATGCAGTCAGATATCCCTTTGGTTTTCCTATATCAAAAATTCAGTGATGCTTTCATATGGGGTGTCACAAAAGGGGAGTTCTCATGAATTATATCGAGTATGATTTGCTATTCGAATCAAGAAAACAGTTAATAGAGGAAATTACGGAGCTGGATGAAAAAATGCTCCACCATAAGCCAGCACCTGAAGTATGGGGCATCGCCCAAATTTGCCATCATTTATATCTTACGGAACAGGTTTTTACAGAAGCTATAGCAAATGGCATTCGGGAAAGGGATTTTAATAATATCATTCAAAAAAACATTTACCTTGTTACTAATAGAAAAAAGAAATTCGTATCCCCTGACATCGTTTCACCCTCTTCAACCCCATTTCAATTATCGAGCCTTATGGATTTGCTGGGAGAATCAAGGGATCGATTATTACAGGTTCTTTATGATATGGATTCAGATATCTTGTTAAATAGAAAGAAAGCCAAGCATCCCCTGTTTGGGGACCTCTCATTGGATCAATGGATTGAATTATTATCCTTACATGAACAAAGGCATATCAAACAGATACAAGAAATAAAGTCCGCGCTTATATAAGCATTTCATGGCAATGACAACATTTAAATCGACTTCCAAACAAAGGGACCACTTCATTTTGTGGTCTTCTTTCATGCATTCTATGAAACGAACTCTACTTTCGGGGGCTGCACCAATTGATAGATGGGCAGAACCCCTATTTCCCAATTCTAGCATCAAGATGATACTTTAAGTTTCCTTTTGATTTGTGTTGCGAAGATTTCAAGACAGATTGCAATCATCAGGATAAAATAAGTGATTGCTCCAATTTCACTCAAGTCAAAGTAAAATCCACTTGCCATGAACATATCGAAGCCTATTCCTCCTGCGCCTGCCGCTGC
This sequence is a window from Brevibacillus sp. JNUCC-41. Protein-coding genes within it:
- a CDS encoding DinB family protein, whose product is MNYIEYDLLFESRKQLIEEITELDEKMLHHKPAPEVWGIAQICHHLYLTEQVFTEAIANGIRERDFNNIIQKNIYLVTNRKKKFVSPDIVSPSSTPFQLSSLMDLLGESRDRLLQVLYDMDSDILLNRKKAKHPLFGDLSLDQWIELLSLHEQRHIKQIQEIKSALI